The Anguilla anguilla isolate fAngAng1 chromosome 4, fAngAng1.pri, whole genome shotgun sequence genome has a window encoding:
- the acsbg2 gene encoding long-chain-fatty-acid--CoA ligase ACSBG2 isoform X3, with protein MSAAVVMDPPAGVGLLQSYGTEDRSASLEDITASESAANSESSEEEREEEVRAIPADPAPITSASPAPIASETPASAGDTRTQPGTVPRPASLSLASSDELKLWTSRRDGEVKLRVSESGPASEPPVTVHQMFTSTVERYGAYPALGWKEGDQWKTLNYKDYYQQCRTAAKGFLKLGLERYHGVGILGFNSAEWFIADIAAILAGGFAVGIYTTNSAEACQYVAENCQANILVVENHKQLQKILQVQDKLPHLKAIIQYKDELKEKRPSLFTWAEFMELGQEVSDSQLDDIISSQKPNQCCTLIYTSGTTGQPKGVMLSHDNLTWTAFGAGRHVRLTEASVLQEVVVSYLPLSHIAAQMIDIWLIMKVGGVSYFAQPDALKGSLANTLREIRPTAFMGVPRVWEKMQEKMKSVGAKSSAVRRKVAAWAKDVGLSTNLSRMQRNGETTDREPLNYRLARKLVFRKVRKALGLDRCSKCYTGAAPITKDTLEFFLSLDVPVYELYGMSESTGPHTVSLPDAFRLTSCGKVIPGCETKIFRPDEEGNGEICFWGRHVFMGYLNSADKTEEALDSDGWLHSGDLGKHDEQDFLFITGRIKELIITAGGENIPPVPIEDEVKAAVPLISNAMLIGDKRKFLTMLLTIKSQVNEDSGAPEDELTEEAVALCQRLGSSATRVSEIAGGRDRAVHAAIQEGINRVNEHATSNAQRIQKWTVLDRDFSILGGELGPTMKLKRPVVMKMYKEQIENFYKEVATPTTPDNPLPPK; from the exons ATGTCTGCCGCCGTCGTCATGGACCCCCCCGCCGGAGTCGGGCTCCTCCAGTCCTACGGCACCGAGGACCGCTCCGCCTCCCTAGAGGACATCACCGCCTCAGAGTCCGCCGCCaa TAGCGAGTCGTCAGAAGAAGAGCGGGAGGAGGAAGTGAGGGCCATTcccgctgaccccgcccccatcaccagcgcgagccccgcccccatcgcCAGCGAGACCCCCGCCAGCGCAGGAGACACGCGGACGCAGCCAG GCACTGTTCCCCGGCCGGCCTCCCTGTCCCTGGCCTCCTCAGACGAGCTCAAGCTGTGGACCTCCAGGCGCGACGGGGAGGTGAAGCTACGGGTGTCCGAATCGGGCCCCGCCTCCGAGCCCCCCGTCACCGTGCACCAGATGTTCACCTCCACGGTGGAGCGGTACGGGGCGTACCCCGCGCTGGGCTGGAAGGAGGGGGACCAGTGGAAGACGCTCAACTACAAGGACTACTACCAGCAGTGCAGGACAGCTGCCAAGGGCTTCCTCAAG CTGGGTCTGGAGCGATACCACGGCGTGGGAATCCTGGGCTTCAACTCCGCCGAGTGGTTCATCGCCGACATCGCCGCCATCCTGGCTGG CGGGTTCGCAGTGGGCATCTACACCACCAACTCCGCAGAGGCCTGCCAGTACGTGGCGGAAAACTGCCAGGCCAACATCCTGGTGGTGGAGAACCACAAGCAGCTGCAGAAGATCCTacag GTCCAAGACAAGCTGCCTCACTTGAAAGCCATAATCCAGTACAAAGATGAACTGAAAGAAAAGAGACCAAGCCTGTTCACG TGGGCGGAGTTTATGGAGCTGGGTCAGGAGGTTTCTGATTCCCAGCTGGATGACATCATCTCCAGCCAAAAGCCCAACCAGTGCTGCACCCTGATCTACACCTCCGGCACCACCGGCCAGCCCAAGGGCGTGATGCTCAGCCATGACAAC TTGACCTGGACGGCCTTCGGAGCCGGACGCCACGTGCGCCTGACAGAGGCGAGCGTGCTGCAGGAGGTGGTGGTGAGCTACCTGCCGCTCAGCCACATCGCCGCGCAGATGATCGACATCTGGCTCATCATGAAGGTCGGGGGCGTGTCCTACTTCGCACAGCCGGACGCGCTGAAg ggcTCTCTGGCGAACACGCTGAGGGAGATCCGGCCCACGGCCTTCATGGGCGTGCCGCGGGTGTGGGAGAAGATGCAGGAGAAGATGAAGTCCGTCGGGGCCAAATCCTCCGCAGTGCGCCGCAAGGTGGCGGCCTGGGCCAAGGACGTGGGCCTCAGCACCAACCTCAGCCGGATGCAGCG GAACGGGGAGACCACAGACAGGGAGCCCCTGAACTACCGGCTGGCGAGGAAGCTGGTGTTCCGCAAGGTGCGCAAGGCGCTGGGCCTGGACCGCTGCTCCAAGTGCTACACGGGGGCCGCCCCCATCACCAAGGATACGCTGGAGTTCTTCCTCAGCCTGGACGTCCCCGTCTATGAGCTCTACGGCATGAGCGAGAGCACCGGCCCCCACACCGTGTCCCTGCCCGACGCCTTCCGCCTCACCag CTGTGGGAAGGTGATCCCCGGGTGTGAGACGAAGATCTTCCGTCCGGACGAGGAGGGGAACGGGGAGATCTGCTTCTGGGGCCGCCACGTCTTCATGGGGTACCTCAACTCGGCCGACAAGACGGAGGAGGCGCTGGACTCCGACGGCTGGCTGCACTCCGGCGACCTGGGCAAGCACGACGAGCAGGACTTCCTGTTCATCACCGGGCGCATCAAGG AGCTGATCATCACCGCCGGAGGAGAGAACATCCCACCAGTGCCCATCGAGGACGAGGTGAAGGCGGCCGTGCCGCTGATCAGTAACGCCATGCTCATCGGGGACAAGAGGAAGTTCCTCACCATGCTGCTCACCATCAAG TCCCAGGTGAACGAGGACTCAGGTGCCCCGGAGGACGAGCTGACGGAGGAGGCGGTGGCGCTGTGCCAGCGGCTGGGCAGCAGCGCCACGCGCGTTTCGGAGATCGCCGGCGGACGGGACCGCGCCGTCCACGCCGCCATTCAGGAGGGCATCAACCGCGTCAACGAGCACGCCACCTCCAATGCCCAGCGCATTCAGAAGTGGACCGTGCTGGACAGAGACTTCTCCATCCTCGGAGGGGAGCTGG GCCCCACGATGAAGCTGAAGAGGCCAGTGGTGATGAAGATGTACAAAGAGCAGATTGAGAATTTCTACAAAGAAGTGGcgacccccaccacccctgacaaccccctgccccccaaataA
- the acsbg2 gene encoding long-chain-fatty-acid--CoA ligase ACSBG2 isoform X2: MQLTLCEPSAMSAAVVMDPPAGVGLLQSYGTEDRSASLEDITASESAANESSEEEREEEVRAIPADPAPITSASPAPIASETPASAGDTRTQPGTVPRPASLSLASSDELKLWTSRRDGEVKLRVSESGPASEPPVTVHQMFTSTVERYGAYPALGWKEGDQWKTLNYKDYYQQCRTAAKGFLKLGLERYHGVGILGFNSAEWFIADIAAILAGGFAVGIYTTNSAEACQYVAENCQANILVVENHKQLQKILQVQDKLPHLKAIIQYKDELKEKRPSLFTWAEFMELGQEVSDSQLDDIISSQKPNQCCTLIYTSGTTGQPKGVMLSHDNLTWTAFGAGRHVRLTEASVLQEVVVSYLPLSHIAAQMIDIWLIMKVGGVSYFAQPDALKGSLANTLREIRPTAFMGVPRVWEKMQEKMKSVGAKSSAVRRKVAAWAKDVGLSTNLSRMQRNGETTDREPLNYRLARKLVFRKVRKALGLDRCSKCYTGAAPITKDTLEFFLSLDVPVYELYGMSESTGPHTVSLPDAFRLTSCGKVIPGCETKIFRPDEEGNGEICFWGRHVFMGYLNSADKTEEALDSDGWLHSGDLGKHDEQDFLFITGRIKELIITAGGENIPPVPIEDEVKAAVPLISNAMLIGDKRKFLTMLLTIKSQVNEDSGAPEDELTEEAVALCQRLGSSATRVSEIAGGRDRAVHAAIQEGINRVNEHATSNAQRIQKWTVLDRDFSILGGELGPTMKLKRPVVMKMYKEQIENFYKEVATPTTPDNPLPPK; this comes from the exons tGACCTTGTGTGAACCCTCTGCCATGTCTGCCGCCGTCGTCATGGACCCCCCCGCCGGAGTCGGGCTCCTCCAGTCCTACGGCACCGAGGACCGCTCCGCCTCCCTAGAGGACATCACCGCCTCAGAGTCCGCCGCCaa CGAGTCGTCAGAAGAAGAGCGGGAGGAGGAAGTGAGGGCCATTcccgctgaccccgcccccatcaccagcgcgagccccgcccccatcgcCAGCGAGACCCCCGCCAGCGCAGGAGACACGCGGACGCAGCCAG GCACTGTTCCCCGGCCGGCCTCCCTGTCCCTGGCCTCCTCAGACGAGCTCAAGCTGTGGACCTCCAGGCGCGACGGGGAGGTGAAGCTACGGGTGTCCGAATCGGGCCCCGCCTCCGAGCCCCCCGTCACCGTGCACCAGATGTTCACCTCCACGGTGGAGCGGTACGGGGCGTACCCCGCGCTGGGCTGGAAGGAGGGGGACCAGTGGAAGACGCTCAACTACAAGGACTACTACCAGCAGTGCAGGACAGCTGCCAAGGGCTTCCTCAAG CTGGGTCTGGAGCGATACCACGGCGTGGGAATCCTGGGCTTCAACTCCGCCGAGTGGTTCATCGCCGACATCGCCGCCATCCTGGCTGG CGGGTTCGCAGTGGGCATCTACACCACCAACTCCGCAGAGGCCTGCCAGTACGTGGCGGAAAACTGCCAGGCCAACATCCTGGTGGTGGAGAACCACAAGCAGCTGCAGAAGATCCTacag GTCCAAGACAAGCTGCCTCACTTGAAAGCCATAATCCAGTACAAAGATGAACTGAAAGAAAAGAGACCAAGCCTGTTCACG TGGGCGGAGTTTATGGAGCTGGGTCAGGAGGTTTCTGATTCCCAGCTGGATGACATCATCTCCAGCCAAAAGCCCAACCAGTGCTGCACCCTGATCTACACCTCCGGCACCACCGGCCAGCCCAAGGGCGTGATGCTCAGCCATGACAAC TTGACCTGGACGGCCTTCGGAGCCGGACGCCACGTGCGCCTGACAGAGGCGAGCGTGCTGCAGGAGGTGGTGGTGAGCTACCTGCCGCTCAGCCACATCGCCGCGCAGATGATCGACATCTGGCTCATCATGAAGGTCGGGGGCGTGTCCTACTTCGCACAGCCGGACGCGCTGAAg ggcTCTCTGGCGAACACGCTGAGGGAGATCCGGCCCACGGCCTTCATGGGCGTGCCGCGGGTGTGGGAGAAGATGCAGGAGAAGATGAAGTCCGTCGGGGCCAAATCCTCCGCAGTGCGCCGCAAGGTGGCGGCCTGGGCCAAGGACGTGGGCCTCAGCACCAACCTCAGCCGGATGCAGCG GAACGGGGAGACCACAGACAGGGAGCCCCTGAACTACCGGCTGGCGAGGAAGCTGGTGTTCCGCAAGGTGCGCAAGGCGCTGGGCCTGGACCGCTGCTCCAAGTGCTACACGGGGGCCGCCCCCATCACCAAGGATACGCTGGAGTTCTTCCTCAGCCTGGACGTCCCCGTCTATGAGCTCTACGGCATGAGCGAGAGCACCGGCCCCCACACCGTGTCCCTGCCCGACGCCTTCCGCCTCACCag CTGTGGGAAGGTGATCCCCGGGTGTGAGACGAAGATCTTCCGTCCGGACGAGGAGGGGAACGGGGAGATCTGCTTCTGGGGCCGCCACGTCTTCATGGGGTACCTCAACTCGGCCGACAAGACGGAGGAGGCGCTGGACTCCGACGGCTGGCTGCACTCCGGCGACCTGGGCAAGCACGACGAGCAGGACTTCCTGTTCATCACCGGGCGCATCAAGG AGCTGATCATCACCGCCGGAGGAGAGAACATCCCACCAGTGCCCATCGAGGACGAGGTGAAGGCGGCCGTGCCGCTGATCAGTAACGCCATGCTCATCGGGGACAAGAGGAAGTTCCTCACCATGCTGCTCACCATCAAG TCCCAGGTGAACGAGGACTCAGGTGCCCCGGAGGACGAGCTGACGGAGGAGGCGGTGGCGCTGTGCCAGCGGCTGGGCAGCAGCGCCACGCGCGTTTCGGAGATCGCCGGCGGACGGGACCGCGCCGTCCACGCCGCCATTCAGGAGGGCATCAACCGCGTCAACGAGCACGCCACCTCCAATGCCCAGCGCATTCAGAAGTGGACCGTGCTGGACAGAGACTTCTCCATCCTCGGAGGGGAGCTGG GCCCCACGATGAAGCTGAAGAGGCCAGTGGTGATGAAGATGTACAAAGAGCAGATTGAGAATTTCTACAAAGAAGTGGcgacccccaccacccctgacaaccccctgccccccaaataA
- the acsbg2 gene encoding long-chain-fatty-acid--CoA ligase ACSBG2 isoform X1 — MQLTLCEPSAMSAAVVMDPPAGVGLLQSYGTEDRSASLEDITASESAANSESSEEEREEEVRAIPADPAPITSASPAPIASETPASAGDTRTQPGTVPRPASLSLASSDELKLWTSRRDGEVKLRVSESGPASEPPVTVHQMFTSTVERYGAYPALGWKEGDQWKTLNYKDYYQQCRTAAKGFLKLGLERYHGVGILGFNSAEWFIADIAAILAGGFAVGIYTTNSAEACQYVAENCQANILVVENHKQLQKILQVQDKLPHLKAIIQYKDELKEKRPSLFTWAEFMELGQEVSDSQLDDIISSQKPNQCCTLIYTSGTTGQPKGVMLSHDNLTWTAFGAGRHVRLTEASVLQEVVVSYLPLSHIAAQMIDIWLIMKVGGVSYFAQPDALKGSLANTLREIRPTAFMGVPRVWEKMQEKMKSVGAKSSAVRRKVAAWAKDVGLSTNLSRMQRNGETTDREPLNYRLARKLVFRKVRKALGLDRCSKCYTGAAPITKDTLEFFLSLDVPVYELYGMSESTGPHTVSLPDAFRLTSCGKVIPGCETKIFRPDEEGNGEICFWGRHVFMGYLNSADKTEEALDSDGWLHSGDLGKHDEQDFLFITGRIKELIITAGGENIPPVPIEDEVKAAVPLISNAMLIGDKRKFLTMLLTIKSQVNEDSGAPEDELTEEAVALCQRLGSSATRVSEIAGGRDRAVHAAIQEGINRVNEHATSNAQRIQKWTVLDRDFSILGGELGPTMKLKRPVVMKMYKEQIENFYKEVATPTTPDNPLPPK, encoded by the exons tGACCTTGTGTGAACCCTCTGCCATGTCTGCCGCCGTCGTCATGGACCCCCCCGCCGGAGTCGGGCTCCTCCAGTCCTACGGCACCGAGGACCGCTCCGCCTCCCTAGAGGACATCACCGCCTCAGAGTCCGCCGCCaa TAGCGAGTCGTCAGAAGAAGAGCGGGAGGAGGAAGTGAGGGCCATTcccgctgaccccgcccccatcaccagcgcgagccccgcccccatcgcCAGCGAGACCCCCGCCAGCGCAGGAGACACGCGGACGCAGCCAG GCACTGTTCCCCGGCCGGCCTCCCTGTCCCTGGCCTCCTCAGACGAGCTCAAGCTGTGGACCTCCAGGCGCGACGGGGAGGTGAAGCTACGGGTGTCCGAATCGGGCCCCGCCTCCGAGCCCCCCGTCACCGTGCACCAGATGTTCACCTCCACGGTGGAGCGGTACGGGGCGTACCCCGCGCTGGGCTGGAAGGAGGGGGACCAGTGGAAGACGCTCAACTACAAGGACTACTACCAGCAGTGCAGGACAGCTGCCAAGGGCTTCCTCAAG CTGGGTCTGGAGCGATACCACGGCGTGGGAATCCTGGGCTTCAACTCCGCCGAGTGGTTCATCGCCGACATCGCCGCCATCCTGGCTGG CGGGTTCGCAGTGGGCATCTACACCACCAACTCCGCAGAGGCCTGCCAGTACGTGGCGGAAAACTGCCAGGCCAACATCCTGGTGGTGGAGAACCACAAGCAGCTGCAGAAGATCCTacag GTCCAAGACAAGCTGCCTCACTTGAAAGCCATAATCCAGTACAAAGATGAACTGAAAGAAAAGAGACCAAGCCTGTTCACG TGGGCGGAGTTTATGGAGCTGGGTCAGGAGGTTTCTGATTCCCAGCTGGATGACATCATCTCCAGCCAAAAGCCCAACCAGTGCTGCACCCTGATCTACACCTCCGGCACCACCGGCCAGCCCAAGGGCGTGATGCTCAGCCATGACAAC TTGACCTGGACGGCCTTCGGAGCCGGACGCCACGTGCGCCTGACAGAGGCGAGCGTGCTGCAGGAGGTGGTGGTGAGCTACCTGCCGCTCAGCCACATCGCCGCGCAGATGATCGACATCTGGCTCATCATGAAGGTCGGGGGCGTGTCCTACTTCGCACAGCCGGACGCGCTGAAg ggcTCTCTGGCGAACACGCTGAGGGAGATCCGGCCCACGGCCTTCATGGGCGTGCCGCGGGTGTGGGAGAAGATGCAGGAGAAGATGAAGTCCGTCGGGGCCAAATCCTCCGCAGTGCGCCGCAAGGTGGCGGCCTGGGCCAAGGACGTGGGCCTCAGCACCAACCTCAGCCGGATGCAGCG GAACGGGGAGACCACAGACAGGGAGCCCCTGAACTACCGGCTGGCGAGGAAGCTGGTGTTCCGCAAGGTGCGCAAGGCGCTGGGCCTGGACCGCTGCTCCAAGTGCTACACGGGGGCCGCCCCCATCACCAAGGATACGCTGGAGTTCTTCCTCAGCCTGGACGTCCCCGTCTATGAGCTCTACGGCATGAGCGAGAGCACCGGCCCCCACACCGTGTCCCTGCCCGACGCCTTCCGCCTCACCag CTGTGGGAAGGTGATCCCCGGGTGTGAGACGAAGATCTTCCGTCCGGACGAGGAGGGGAACGGGGAGATCTGCTTCTGGGGCCGCCACGTCTTCATGGGGTACCTCAACTCGGCCGACAAGACGGAGGAGGCGCTGGACTCCGACGGCTGGCTGCACTCCGGCGACCTGGGCAAGCACGACGAGCAGGACTTCCTGTTCATCACCGGGCGCATCAAGG AGCTGATCATCACCGCCGGAGGAGAGAACATCCCACCAGTGCCCATCGAGGACGAGGTGAAGGCGGCCGTGCCGCTGATCAGTAACGCCATGCTCATCGGGGACAAGAGGAAGTTCCTCACCATGCTGCTCACCATCAAG TCCCAGGTGAACGAGGACTCAGGTGCCCCGGAGGACGAGCTGACGGAGGAGGCGGTGGCGCTGTGCCAGCGGCTGGGCAGCAGCGCCACGCGCGTTTCGGAGATCGCCGGCGGACGGGACCGCGCCGTCCACGCCGCCATTCAGGAGGGCATCAACCGCGTCAACGAGCACGCCACCTCCAATGCCCAGCGCATTCAGAAGTGGACCGTGCTGGACAGAGACTTCTCCATCCTCGGAGGGGAGCTGG GCCCCACGATGAAGCTGAAGAGGCCAGTGGTGATGAAGATGTACAAAGAGCAGATTGAGAATTTCTACAAAGAAGTGGcgacccccaccacccctgacaaccccctgccccccaaataA